The proteins below come from a single Corylus avellana chromosome ca3, CavTom2PMs-1.0 genomic window:
- the LOC132176112 gene encoding putative calcium-binding protein CML19, with protein MRKGEDFERVFQCFDKDGDGKISASDLGHRLGLMGGGDLFLQEAEAAVEALDSDGDGFLGLEDFVGLMEVGGEEEKMKDLREAFSMYDMEGCGFITPNSLKRMLSRLGESKSIDECRVMINQFDLNGDGALSFEEFRVMMQ; from the coding sequence ATGAGGAAAGGCGAAGACTTTGAGCGTGTTTTCCAATGCTTCGACAAAGATGGTGACGGGAAAATATCAGCTTCAGACTTGGGGCATAGGCTGGGTCTCATGGGCGGTGGAGATCTGTTCTTGCAGGAGGCCGAGGCTGCAGTTGAGGCATTGGATTCCGACGGAGATGGTTTCTTGGGTTTGGAGGATTTTGTTGGGTTGATGGAAGTTGggggagaggaagagaagatGAAGGATTTGAGAGAGGCTTTCTCTATGTATGATATGGAAGGGTGTGGGTTTATCACACCCAATAGTTTGAAAAGGATGCTCAGCAGATTGGGGGAGTCAAAATCCATTGATGAGTGCAGGGTGATGATCAATCAGTTTGATTTGAATGGGGATGGTGCTCTTAGTTTTGAAGAATTCAGAGTTATGATGCAGTAA